In a single window of the Paramisgurnus dabryanus chromosome 23, PD_genome_1.1, whole genome shotgun sequence genome:
- the LOC135780989 gene encoding histone H2B-like: MPEPAKSAPKKGSKKAVTKTTVKGGKKRKRSRKESYAIYVYKVLKQVHPDTGISSKAMGIMNSFVNDIFERIAGESSRLAHYNKRSTITSREIQTAVRLLLPGELAKHAVSEGTKAVTKYTSSK, translated from the coding sequence ATGCCTGAGCCAGCGAAGTCCGCACCTAAGAAGGGGTCCAAGAAGGCCGTTACTAAAACCACTGTAAAGGGCGGTAAGAAGCGCAAGAGGTCCAGGAAGGAGAGCTATGCTATCTACGTCTACAAGGTCCTGAAGCAGGTTCATCCTGACACCGGGATTTCCTCTAAGGCCATGGGGATCATGAACTCTTTCGTCAATGATATTTTCGAGCGTATCGCCGGTGAGTCCTCTCGTCTCGCTCACTACAACAAGCGCTCCACCATCACATCCAGAGAGATCCAGACCGCCGTGCGTCTGCTGCTGCCCGGTGAACTCGCCAAACACGCCGTGTCTGAGGGGACAAAGGCCGTCACCAAGTACACCAGCTCCAAATAA
- the LOC135780796 gene encoding histone H4, translating to MSGRGKGGKGLGKGGAKRHRKVLRDNIQGITKPAIRRLARRGGVKRISGLIYEETRGVLKVFLENVIRDAVTYTEHAKRKTVTAMDVVYALKRQGRTLYGFGG from the coding sequence ATGTCAGGAAGAGGCAAAGGCGGTAAAGGACTCGGTAAAGGAGGCGCTAAGCGTCATCGCAAGGTTTTGCGTGATAACATCCAGGGAATCACCAAACCCGCCATCCGTCGTCTCGCTCGTCGTGGTGGAGTCAAGCGTATCTCCGGTCTGATTTATGAGGAGACCCGCGGTGTGTTGAAGGTGTTTTTGGAGAACGTTATTCGTGACGCCGTCACCTACACTGAACACGCCAAGAGAAAGACCGTCACCGCCATGGATGTCGTCTATGCTCTGAAGCGTCAGGGTCGCACTCTGTACGGTTTCGGAGGTTAA